The Rhodococcus sp. B50 DNA window ATTCTTCGCCACCACCGAAACACCCGGTGGCGTCCTGCGCCTCGGGTACCTCGGATGCCTGGGTGTCGGACCAGGATTCGCGATCGGAGCGCACCGCGCCCGCCCGGACGCCCCCATCGTGATCATCACCGGTGACGGAGCCGCCGGCTTCCACATCCAAGAATTCGACACGATGGCCCGACACAACATCCCTGTGGTCACCGTGATCTTCAACAATGCAGTCTGGGGAATGTCGATCCACGGTCAAGAGGCCGTCTACGGCGAGCGCGGCGTAGTGGTCTCCGAACTCGCCGACAGTGCCTACGAGAAGGTGGCTGAGGCATTCGGTGGGTACGGCGAGCGAGTCGAGAGCACCACGAGAATCGGTGACGCGATGAAGCGCGCGTTCGACGCCGGCGTGCCGGCCTGCCTCAACGTCGAGATCGATCCGACGGTGGTGCACCCGATCACCACGATGATGCTCGGCGACGTCACCAGCACCGACGAAATCGTGGTCCCCTACTACGAGAACATCCCCCGATGAAGGGGTTGCTGTTCCGCGAACACGGCGTGGTCGTGCGCGCCGACCTCGACACCCCTATCCCCGGCGGCGGCGAGGTGTTAGTGCAGGTCAAGGCCGCCGGGATCTGCGGCTCCCACCTGCACGGCGTCGCCGATGGCATGTACCCGCACCCAGCGGTGCTCAGGCACGAGTTCGCGGGCGTCACCGAGGACGGCACCCGCGCCGCGATCACCCCGGTACCGCGTGACAGGCTGGTCCCGATCCCCGAGGGGGCGTCCTTCACCGCCGGAGCGATGGCCGAGGTCGTCGCGAACGGCGCCCACGCCCTTGCCCGCTCCGGCGGGGCGCAGCGAAAGACGGTCGGATCATCGGCGCCGGACCGATTGGGCGGGCCACCTTGCTGTGCACCCGCGAACAGGGAGCCAGCACCATCGGGGTCACCGACCTGATCGAGCACCGACTGGCGGTGGCCACCCGACTCGGCGCCGACGCAGTTTCGAACACTCTCGATGCAGGCGCATTCGACCTCGTCATCGACGCGGTCGGCGCGACCGTCACGCGCTCCGCTTTCCTGACAGCCTTGCGCTCGGGCGGCACAGCCGTGTGGATCGGGGTCAACGATCCGGCGGCGACACTCGCTGCGTCGATGGACGTGGTCATTGCCGAACGCAGCATCGTCGGGTCCTTCGCCTACACCGACGCCGTGTTCGCGCACGCGGTCACCCTCAGTGCCCGTCACAACTTCGACTGGGTCAGCACCTACCCGCTCGATGCCGCCGAACCGGTCTTCGCCGAGCTGAGGGCGGAACGATCGTCGATTGTCAAAGCACACTTCACTACCGAGGACAGGAGTCAACAATGACTGCACGAGTAGCAGACAAAACCGCAGTGGTGATCGGCGGTGCGTCCGGCATCGGGTGGGCATCGGCCGAGCTGCTGGCGAAAGAGGGCGCAACCGTGGTGATCGCCGACATCGACGCTGACAAGGCAGGCGATCGAGCACACGAACTCGGCGGACGCACCCGCAGTCGCCGAGTCGACGTCTCCGACGAGGAATCGGTCCGAGCACTGTTCGAGGACACCGCAAATGAAGTGGGTTCCGTCGACATCACCCTCAACTGCGCCGGAGTCAACCTTCCCGGGTTGATCACCGACCTCGACGCCGGTTCGTGGCAGCGCACGATCGATCTATGTTTGACCGGGGCCTTTTTCGTCATCAAACATTCGGCCCGGACGATGGCGACCGGAGCCGCGATCACCAGTATCGCCTCACTCAATGCACGTCAACCCGCTGCCGGTTTCGCCGGCTACTGCGCAGCCAAAGCCGGCCTGACCATGCTCACCCAGGTAGCAGCACTCGAACTCGGTGCCCGAGGTATCCGAGTCAACGCCATCTCTCCCGGCCTGGTCGAAACACCCCTCGTGCAGGGACTGACCTCGCATCCGGCAATCCAAACCGAGTTCACCGACAACACACCACTCGGACGCAACGGCCTGCCTGCCGACATCGCCGAGGCCGTTCTCTACCTGAGTTCGGACTCGGCCTCGTGGGTCACCGGCGAAATCCTCGACATCAACGGCGGAGCACACCTACGCCGATACCCCGACCTCATGAGACACCTCGCTGACGCGTCCGACCAGTCGAGTCACTGATCAACCCACCCTGAGTCCGTGGCTCTGGAAAAAATGCCGATGACCAACCGTCGAGACATGACGACACCTCGAGCCCTTCTTCGAGGCGGACAGTGTTCGACGACAACTGTCCTGGTACGTACTGAGCACCGATGAGCGGCACCTTCGGCTACCGCCCACTCGCATCGAGCGAACCCCCTCCATCGGCGTCCTCAACCTGCCCGGTCGGACCCTCCGCGTCCTCCACCCACGCCACACTCTCAATTTCGCCCGCAACCTCCCCGACATCCGCTGCTGCCCCCACGGCTACCAGATCGATCAACGCGGGGCATTCCCCGAAGCCTGCCCCGTCCCCAAACCGCCACGATGACCGAGAAGAATCGAGAGGACACCATCCGATGACTTACCGTCTCGCCGACGAACCCCGTCGGCACGCACTCGAGCGTCCCGATGTCCTGGCTCTGACCGGTCGTGGAATGTCGTTGACCTACCGTGAACTCGACCGCCGCACCAACCGTCTGGCCAATGTCCTCCGTGAGCGGGGCATCGGCCCGCAGTCTCGCGTCGCTGTGCTGGACAAGAGTTCTCCGCAGGTGATCGAGGTGCTGTTCGCGGCCGCCAAGATCGGCGCCGTCACCGTTCCCGCCAACTGGCGGTTGGCCGCACCCGAACTCGCCGAGGTTCTCAGCGATGCCGGCGCCGAAATTCTCTTTTTCCATAGTGCTTTCGAAGACACAGTGTCATACCTTCGGGCGCACGCCCCCGCCCTGAGCCATACTATCCGCATCGACGGAGACGGCGATGATGACTACGAAACCCTCCTGGCTGCCGCGGACGCTACCGATCCCGGATGGACCGGCGACGCCGACGACATCGTGCTCCAGCTCTACACCTCCGGCACCACCGCCAGACCGAAAGGCGTGCTCAGCTCCAACCGAAATCTCGGCGCCTGCACCCAGTCGGGCGGCCCGTGGGGATTCGATTCCTCCTCGGTGAGTCTGTGCGCCATGCCGCTCTTCCACATCGGCGGACTCGGCTGGGTGCTTGTCGGCATCGCCAACGGTGCCCACAACATCATCGTCACGGAATTCACCCCACAGTCCCTACTCGACGAACTCGAACATCACCGCATCACCAACACTTTCCTGGTGCCTTCGGTGATCGGCATGCTCGTCGAGGTCCCTGGCGCCGCCGAACGGAACTTCACCGCGCTGCGCTCGATCGCCTACGGCTCTTCTCCGATCACCCCGGCGCTGCTCAAACGCGCCCTGGCCACCTTCGATCGGCCACTGTTCCAGGTATACGGACTGACCGAAACCCACGGCGCCATCACTCAACTCGACGCGACCGACCACACCACCGAGGGCGACCGGACCCACCTATTGCGTTCGGTCGGCAAGCCCTATCCCTGGGTGGAACTGAAGATCGTCCAGCCCCACTCGACCGATCCTGCAGAAACTGGCGAGGTCGGCGAAATCTGCGTGCGGTCCCCCCAAAACACCGTCGGCTACTTCCACCGGCCGGAGGAGACATCGAACGCCATCGACGCGGAAGGCTGGTTCCATACCGGCGACGTCGGAAGATTCGACCAGGACGGATACCTCTACATCACCGACCGGATCAAGGACTTGATCATCAGCGGCGGCGAGAACGTCTATCCGATCGAGGTCGAATCGGTCATTGCCGAGTACCCCGGCGTCTCCCAGGTCGCCGTAATAGGTGTCCCCGACCCGATGTGGGGCGAGGCAGTCAAGGCAGTGGTTGTAACCACACCCGGACAGTCGATCGATGCCCGTGAACTATCGGCCTTCGCCCGCGAGCGCCTGGCCGGCTACAAGTGCCCCAAGACGATTGACGTCGTGCAATCCCTACCGCTGGGGGCGACCGGCAAGATCCTCAAGCGGGAACTGCGGGAGCAGTACGCGCAGCAACTGTCGACGCCGTAGCCACCCGCACCGCCGAGCCGCAAAAGGTCAGGCACGTGCTGAATGTGCCTTCCGCGGCTTAGCGGCTGCGGAGACAAACCCGACGGTCGTCAAGGCAATCTCCACATACTTGCGCGCCACGAGCTCAGGGGTCAGCTTTCCCTCGGCGTGATACCAGCGCGGGATCGACTGACACATCGCCAACACCGCACGGGTCGACTCCGCAGGATCCGATGTGTAGAATAGACCCCGCCGGTTGCCGTCCTCGATGATCTCGAGAACAAGGTCTTCGATCCCCTTCCGGACAACCCGGTAGCGCAATCGAATGTCCGGGCTGAGATACCTGACCTCACCCTCGAGAGCCGCCAGCCGCGCGCGGGTGGTCATACGCAGGACGATCGCCTCGATGACGTTGGACAACCGTTGCACCGGGTCATCCCCGCCGTCCGCGCTGGCCGAATGAGCACGAGCCAACACGTCGCTAGTGGAGTATTCGAGGAGAGCCAGCAGAATGCCCTCCTTGTTTCCATGGTGGTAATACAAGGACGGGATTGTCACCCCCACCCGTTGGGCGATATCTCGCACCGAGGTTCCGTGAAACCCGTTCTCGTAGAACGCGTCGAGTGCATGCGTCAAAATCGGCGACAGTTCCGGCGGGTCCATGCGCCGCCACCCGAGATTGCCGACGACGGGCGACCCTGTCGCATTCTTCGCAGAACGAGCCATCAGCACGCCCCTAACTATCGATAACTACAACGGTCGGATCTCAGTCTAGGACCTCCGGTACACGCAAATCCATCGTGACCGCGTTCGACGTCCCGTTGAGCTTGACATTCAATCTGCATGACTGGCTCCTGCGCTTCGGTTCTGGAGTGCTTTCCCACGTGGTGGTTCGGTGCGGGGCGGGCATTCTTCGACTGCCGGGGACAATCGTTGCGAGGTGAGCGTTCTCCCACGGACGGCGTAGATCCTCAGGCAGAGCCGAGCGAGCTGAGGCTAGGGCGTGTTTCAAAAGGTCTCTGCCTCATAGCCACTGACGATCGCGGCGATCTGGACGGTGGCCAGATACCGCACCGCGAGTTTGTCGTAGCGGGTCGCCACCGCCCGGAACTGCTCGAGTTGGTTGATGCCGAATTCGACCGCGTGCCGCTGTCCCCGTGCTGACCGGCGGTCAACAGCAACGCGAGCGGGCGCCGATGCTGCTCGCACGCCAGATGCAACTTCGTCGTCCACCCACCCCGCGAGCGACCCATTGCGTGGGCGCGATCACGACGCCACCAGGTGGTTCGACTTGCTCGTGCCCGTGGTGACCGGCGCCGGCCGCGTGCTGATGCGCCCGCATGATCGTCGAGTCGACGCTGACGTGCCAGGCGATCCCGCCGACGGCGTCGGCCATCGTCTGCAACCGGGTCAGCACCTGTGCCCAGGTTCCGTCACCCTGCCAGCGACGGAACAACCCGTACACCGTTTGCCAGGGGCCGTAGCGGTCCGGCACATCCCGCCCCGGGGCGCCGACGCGGATGCGCCAGCGGATACCGTCGATGAGCTGACGTTTCGGCCACTTCGGTGGACGGCCGGTCTTCTTGACGCCGGGCAGCAGCGGAGCCAGACGCGCCCACTACGCGTCGGTGAGGTCCGCTCGCCCCGCTACCGCTACGCTGGGCACGAGGTCTCCGAGATATCCAGGTTTGCTTGGTCGCTAAACCCAGATACCGGAGGCCTCACTCATTCGACGACTGCGACACTCCTTCTGACGGAACGCGGTTCAAAATCACTCTTGAAACATGCCCTAGATGCGCGACAAGCACAAGCCACGTCCACCGCCGACGATGCACACGACCAGCGCGCTCATCTAATTGTGGGAGCCAGACAGTGCCGCAATCAATCCGACGGGAAGCCTGCGCCGCCCACCGGTTGCTGGGCGAGGATGTCCCGCATCGGGTCGACGAGCGCGGTCATCGGTTGATTCCCGGCGAACCATCGCACCGGTGCGGCATCGTCTCGGTGGGTACGAACGCAGAGCTGACGAACAGCAGGAAGATCGGCGCCTGAATTGGCTGTCCTGTAGGGACCGGGCGACCGATGAGCAGCCTCCCGACCGACGCCGATGTCGACACCGATCGCACACCTGCCTCATCTATTGTTCATCGATCCACTTCTGCAGATTCCGCCCCAGCGATACCAGCGACGTGTCGAGCACGGACAGCAGATCGCCGCCGAACGCGGGAACCTCCACACTGTCGCGCAGAGCAGCAAGCACAGCGCCCTGCACCGCACCCCCGATACTGGCCGGCACCACCGCCGTCGGACGAACACCGATACGGGACGCAACGAACCTCGCCACGACCTCGGCCCACGCCAACCACCGTTGCGCACCCTCGGCCTGCAACTCCGGCGAGGTATCCAGGATCCGAAACTGGGCCCTCCACAGACCCTCGTCGTCGAGTCGGGGCACCACCGAATCGAACACCCCGGCCCGGATCGCCTCCATCACCGGCACATCATCATCGACCGTGTCCAACGCGGATTGCAGATCGCGGGTGCCCTCCTCGAAAGGAGACCACACCAGCGCCGCCTTGTTGGGGAAGTACCGGAAGAAGGTGGTCCTGCTGATCCCCGCGGCCGCAACGATATCCATGATCGACGTCTCGGTATAGCCCCGTTCGAGGAACAACTCGAACGCAGCCGCCTCGACCTGTGCGCGAGAAGACACCTGCGGACGTCCGCGCCTGCCGACGACCATCCTGTTCCCCCTTTTTTCTACCCAACTCTTGATTTTAGGTACCGAGTACCGTAAACATAGACGAGAAGCGCCGCGACCGACAATGCGACCTCCCATCCGATGCCACGACCCGTCATCCCCCCTGTAGGCGGATCGTGGATCCCGGGTCGACGACTCGACCCCGCCCGGATGCCCTGCCTCCTCCATCCCCCCTGCAGGCAGGGCATCCGGGCCTCCCACCCCGGCAGGCGCAGGGTGTCAGCTGTCCTACCCGCTCGATCGAAAGCCCCGCCATGGTCCACCGACACCGATCGCCGCTACCGCGTACCGGCGGCCACCTTCCCGCACTGCCTCCGTCCCGTGGTCACGCCCACAAGCCGACCATCCGGTTCGGAAAGCTCGTCATCTGGAAATGCCGAGGCTGCGCCACGGTGCTGGCACCGTCGACGACCACCTGCCACGGGTGCGGCTCCGACATTCTCGAGCCGATCGATTCGGCCGGCGCGGGGGTGATCGTCTCGTGCCGGGTCGTCGACGGCGCCCCCGACCCCCTGCGGGGTACACCCTGTCCGTCGGTCCTGGCCATCATCGAACTCGACGAGGGCCCCTGGGTCTATTCCTGGATCGACGGTGAGATTCCGTTCCGGCCCGATTGCCCGGTGCGGGTGTCGTACCGATCCACGCAGCCAGGCCAGCGTTTCCCGAGCTTCGAACTACGCGACTGACGACACAGTCCGCTCCCGCTCGATCGGAAGAACAGCGCCGGTATACCAGCACCCGAGACCGACGCCGACAGGTCCTCCGCGTCCCCATCGACACCGTGAACGCTACGCAGGCGGCATGGCGGAACGAGAACCGAAAAGCTCGAGTAAGCAGGAGAACCCCGGAATTCGTTGAATCTGGACGGACCGGATCCGGCCGTCCCCTTTCACCCGTGTTCGTTGTTACCGAGCAGAACGCCCCTGCCCGGTAATTCCGCGTCAGCTCGCAACACTGCACAGCCGCCCAGTTTCGCTCCGCGTCCAAAGACGCGGCACTTTGCAGCGGTCGATCCGACCGCCGATGAGCACAGCAGAAACGGACTGCAATAATCCGAAAGGCACTGCCGCAGAAGACCTCGGACAATCAGTCTGCAGCTTTCATTTCGACACGGCGACGCCGCACGTGAGCGACAGCAAGATCTTCAGGTTGGCGGCCACGAAGCCGGCACCGCTCACCCGGGACGCCTCGAGATAGGTGTCGCCGAGCGCAAACATCGACGATAACTGCATGCGGGTCGCGAACGGCAACATGAGCGTCACGTATACCAAGATGATCACCGCCACACGGAGTGGCATCGAGACGAGCACGTCGACGACGACCCGCAGCATCGGATATCTCGTGCCGTCACGAAGCATCGACGAGCAGCACGGCAACAACTCGCCACGGCTGTCGCGGCGAACATGGCAGCTACGGGGGTGTCCCCCCCGACTCCATGCGCGCCCTCGGGCCGAATCCAAGGTGCATGCATCATCGTCTTTCACCAATCGGACGACGTCACATACGTCCGCTCACCGAGTCCCAAGGTGAATCATTGTTCACCCCGTGGTAGACCAAGAAGACAAAGACTCGACTCGATACTCGTTGATGAGGAACTCTATGAATCCCGTAGTCACACAATGCGAATTTCGCGGCAACGGCCTGACCCTGGCCGCCGACCGATGGGACCCCCCGACCGACGCGCCCCGCGGAGCGGGCGACATGAGCAAGGGCGTGGTGCTGTTACTCCACGGCGGCGGGCAGACCCGCCACTCCTGGCGCCACACCGGAGCCCGCCTCGCCGCCGACGGCTGGACCACCCTCGCCCTCGACGCACGCGGCCACGGCGACAGCCACTGGGCCCCCGACGGCAACTACGGCATCGACGCCCTCGTCGCCGACCTGACCTGCGTCATCGACGCCCTCGGTGAGAAACCGGTCCTCGTCGGCGCTTCCATGGGCGGAATGACCTCGCTGATCGGGCAGGGCGAAAATCCCGACCTCGCACGCGCGGTGGTGCTGGTCGATATCGCCCCCAAGGTCGAAACCGCCGGCACCGCGCAGATCGGTGCATTCATGCGCAGCGGCCTCGACGGATTCGTCAGTCTCGACGACGCGGCCGCCGCGATCGCCGCCTACACCCCCAATCGGGTCCGCACCCCCAACCCCGACGGGCTGCGCAAGAATCTTCGCCTGCGGGAGGGTCGCTGGTACTGGCATTGGGATCCGGCGTTCCTGCGCGCCGGCGACGAACCCACCCGCCAAACCGACGCGATCGTGCAATACCAGCGTGCCCGGGCCGCCGCGGCCGCGATCACCGTGCCGACGATGCTCGTGCGTGGTGCGCAATCGAATGTGGTCAGCGCAGATGGTGTCAAGGAACTTCTCGAACTGATCCCGCACGCCAGCGTCATCGATGTCGCCGGGGCCGGCCACATGGTCGCCGGCGACGACAACGACGTGTTCAGCGGCGGGTTGAAGAACTTCCTCGACGACCACGTCGCCACACGAGACTGAGCAAACCTTTCGAGATCCACCGAACGTACCGATGTTGCTCGGTGCGGAGGGGCTTCCACTCGGACCATCGTCACACCGATGCGCGCACCCTCCCTCAACGCCCATCGCGGTAGCGCGCCGACGTCCCCACCGGTTCGACGTGCTTGGGACTGATGTAGGAACAGGTGACGTTGATGATGGAAGGGCCTTCGTCGTCGATCACGTGAGTCAAGAAGCTCGTTATCGCTGCCGAAATGCAGAACGACCAGTTCCAGGAGTCGGCCTTTCGGATCAGATCGAGTCGGAATTCTCGCGCGGGATGGTCGTCACCGAGGGCGGCTGCACGAGAATCGACATCGGGGCAGGAGCCCAGCCCAGCGGAGACACTGCTTCACACCGACCACCGGTGCACTCCCGGTGCCGGAGGTCGAACACGTCTACGGAGCGGAACCCTGGGTCGGCGGAGAATGAAACCGGACGCAGGTGGCGCGGCGAAGAATCAGGTACACGCAATGAGCCAGCCGAACGGAATAAGCCGCGCAGAGACCGTGGTGCGCCGCATCGACCGTTTCCAGCAACGGCACGCCGTGCTCGGACTGCCGTTCGCCGTCGTCCAGAAGTTCGGCAACGACCAGGCCGGCGGCAAAGCCACCATCATCGCCTTCTACGGACTGTTCGCGGTGTTCCCTCTGCTGCTGTTGTTCTCGACGATCCTCGGGTTCGTCCTCGGCAGCCATCCCGACCTCGAGCAACAAATGATCAACTCCGCGCTTGCCGACTTTCCAATCCTCGGCACCCAACTGCGCAGCTCCACCCATCCGCTGCGTGGCAACGGCGTCGCCCTCGTCCTCGGGATACTCGGTGCCTTGTACGGGGCGCAGGGCATCGGGCAGGCCGCACAAAACGCCATGAACACCGTGTGGAACGTACCGTTCAAGGACTGGCCCGGATTCGTCGGCCGCCGGGTCCGCGGATTGACGATCCTGGTGCTGCTCGGCGTCGGGATCCTGGTCTCGACCACCCTGATCGGATTCGCCTCCCGCTTCGGTCCCCTCTCGGGCGCCTGGGCCACGGCCGCCGGCGCGGTGGTCAACTTCGCGGTCTTCCTGGTCAGTTTCACCGTCCTGACGTCGAAAACGGTGCGGGTACGCGATGTCGCTGTGGGCGCGGTCATCGCCACCGTGTTCTGGGAGATCCTGCAACGCATCGGTGACTGGTTCGTCCGCTACACCCTTGCCCACACCACCGATGTGTACGGCTTCTTCGCGATCGTCCTGGGCTTGTTGTCGTGGCTGTATCTCGGTGCCCGCCTCACCCTGCTCGCCGCCGAGATCAACGTCGTCCTGCGTTACCGCCTCTGGCCCCGTTCGTTGACCCAGCCCCCGTTCACCCCACAGGACAAGACCGCCATGACAATGCTGGCGAAGATGGAAGAACGCCGCCCCGAGGAAACCGTCGAGGTCGCCTTCAGCGCGGAGGCCGACCGCCAACCGCTCGACGCCCCTGTCCCACGCCCACGGCCGGACCCGGCCGAACGCACCGACCCGAACTCCCCGTCAGTGTCTGACGACACCGACTGAAGACGCGACGCTCCCTACGCGTCCTCACCGCTCCGCCCCCGCACCACCGCTGGACCCTCAGCCGATCCCACACCCAGCCACACGCGCCACGAACAAGGAACTTCCCGTGAACGGCCGCCCGTGCCGGCAGGCCCCCACTCGGACTCGGGGACCGTCACCACCTCGACAGGGCGTCCGAGCACACACCAGCTGTGAGCCGACGGACGCCCCTACCCCTGCACACCCAACAGCGGGGAACCCA harbors:
- a CDS encoding acyl-CoA-like ligand-binding transcription factor; this encodes MSSRAQVEAAAFELFLERGYTETSIMDIVAAAGISRTTFFRYFPNKAALVWSPFEEGTRDLQSALDTVDDDVPVMEAIRAGVFDSVVPRLDDEGLWRAQFRILDTSPELQAEGAQRWLAWAEVVARFVASRIGVRPTAVVPASIGGAVQGAVLAALRDSVEVPAFGGDLLSVLDTSLVSLGRNLQKWIDEQ
- a CDS encoding alcohol dehydrogenase catalytic domain-containing protein, encoding MKGLLFREHGVVVRADLDTPIPGGGEVLVQVKAAGICGSHLHGVADGMYPHPAVLRHEFAGVTEDGTRAAITPVPRDRLVPIPEGASFTAGAMAEVVANGAHALARSGGAQRKTVGSSAPDRLGGPPCCAPANREPAPSGSPT
- a CDS encoding transposase; the protein is MAPLLPGVKKTGRPPKWPKRQLIDGIRWRIRVGAPGRDVPDRYGPWQTVYGLFRRWQGDGTWAQVLTRLQTMADAVGGIAWHVSVDSTIMRAHQHAAGAGHHGHEQVEPPGGVVIAPTQWVARGVGGRRSCIWRASSIGARSRCC
- a CDS encoding SDR family NAD(P)-dependent oxidoreductase — translated: MTARVADKTAVVIGGASGIGWASAELLAKEGATVVIADIDADKAGDRAHELGGRTRSRRVDVSDEESVRALFEDTANEVGSVDITLNCAGVNLPGLITDLDAGSWQRTIDLCLTGAFFVIKHSARTMATGAAITSIASLNARQPAAGFAGYCAAKAGLTMLTQVAALELGARGIRVNAISPGLVETPLVQGLTSHPAIQTEFTDNTPLGRNGLPADIAEAVLYLSSDSASWVTGEILDINGGAHLRRYPDLMRHLADASDQSSH
- a CDS encoding TetR/AcrR family transcriptional regulator produces the protein MARSAKNATGSPVVGNLGWRRMDPPELSPILTHALDAFYENGFHGTSVRDIAQRVGVTIPSLYYHHGNKEGILLALLEYSTSDVLARAHSASADGGDDPVQRLSNVIEAIVLRMTTRARLAALEGEVRYLSPDIRLRYRVVRKGIEDLVLEIIEDGNRRGLFYTSDPAESTRAVLAMCQSIPRWYHAEGKLTPELVARKYVEIALTTVGFVSAAAKPRKAHSARA
- a CDS encoding zinc-binding dehydrogenase; its protein translation is MLCTREQGASTIGVTDLIEHRLAVATRLGADAVSNTLDAGAFDLVIDAVGATVTRSAFLTALRSGGTAVWIGVNDPAATLAASMDVVIAERSIVGSFAYTDAVFAHAVTLSARHNFDWVSTYPLDAAEPVFAELRAERSSIVKAHFTTEDRSQQ
- a CDS encoding Zn-ribbon domain-containing OB-fold protein, producing the protein MLAPSTTTCHGCGSDILEPIDSAGAGVIVSCRVVDGAPDPLRGTPCPSVLAIIELDEGPWVYSWIDGEIPFRPDCPVRVSYRSTQPGQRFPSFELRD
- a CDS encoding alpha/beta fold hydrolase, producing the protein MNPVVTQCEFRGNGLTLAADRWDPPTDAPRGAGDMSKGVVLLLHGGGQTRHSWRHTGARLAADGWTTLALDARGHGDSHWAPDGNYGIDALVADLTCVIDALGEKPVLVGASMGGMTSLIGQGENPDLARAVVLVDIAPKVETAGTAQIGAFMRSGLDGFVSLDDAAAAIAAYTPNRVRTPNPDGLRKNLRLREGRWYWHWDPAFLRAGDEPTRQTDAIVQYQRARAAAAAITVPTMLVRGAQSNVVSADGVKELLELIPHASVIDVAGAGHMVAGDDNDVFSGGLKNFLDDHVATRD
- a CDS encoding YihY/virulence factor BrkB family protein, with protein sequence MSQPNGISRAETVVRRIDRFQQRHAVLGLPFAVVQKFGNDQAGGKATIIAFYGLFAVFPLLLLFSTILGFVLGSHPDLEQQMINSALADFPILGTQLRSSTHPLRGNGVALVLGILGALYGAQGIGQAAQNAMNTVWNVPFKDWPGFVGRRVRGLTILVLLGVGILVSTTLIGFASRFGPLSGAWATAAGAVVNFAVFLVSFTVLTSKTVRVRDVAVGAVIATVFWEILQRIGDWFVRYTLAHTTDVYGFFAIVLGLLSWLYLGARLTLLAAEINVVLRYRLWPRSLTQPPFTPQDKTAMTMLAKMEERRPEETVEVAFSAEADRQPLDAPVPRPRPDPAERTDPNSPSVSDDTD
- a CDS encoding long-chain-fatty-acid--CoA ligase, encoding MTYRLADEPRRHALERPDVLALTGRGMSLTYRELDRRTNRLANVLRERGIGPQSRVAVLDKSSPQVIEVLFAAAKIGAVTVPANWRLAAPELAEVLSDAGAEILFFHSAFEDTVSYLRAHAPALSHTIRIDGDGDDDYETLLAAADATDPGWTGDADDIVLQLYTSGTTARPKGVLSSNRNLGACTQSGGPWGFDSSSVSLCAMPLFHIGGLGWVLVGIANGAHNIIVTEFTPQSLLDELEHHRITNTFLVPSVIGMLVEVPGAAERNFTALRSIAYGSSPITPALLKRALATFDRPLFQVYGLTETHGAITQLDATDHTTEGDRTHLLRSVGKPYPWVELKIVQPHSTDPAETGEVGEICVRSPQNTVGYFHRPEETSNAIDAEGWFHTGDVGRFDQDGYLYITDRIKDLIISGGENVYPIEVESVIAEYPGVSQVAVIGVPDPMWGEAVKAVVVTTPGQSIDARELSAFARERLAGYKCPKTIDVVQSLPLGATGKILKRELREQYAQQLSTP